GCGGATTTCGGATCGTTACTGGATATTGATCCGGAAGTACAAAAAGCGGTTGAATCTACAGCGAAGATTTGTGGGGAGTTAGGCCACCGTGTGGAGATAGCTTATCCGGATTTTAATTTGCACCGGTTTATGGATGCTTACGTTACCGTGTGGGTGGTTGGCGGGGCTTTAGCTGTAAAAAACGCTGCCCGTCTAAACGGGAAAGAAGTGAACGGCCAATCTATCGAACGACTGCTTCATACACTCGTTAAAAAGGGTGAAAGCTTCTCGGTGTTTGAGTATGAAGAGGCACGCCAGTATCTCTATGATGAGAGCGTTAAGGTTCACCAGTTCTTTCAAAAATACGATGTGCTTCTGCATCCGGTGAACGCCAAGCCTCCGCTTCCTTTAGGCAGCTATGATGGCGAGGAAAAAGCAGTAGAAGATATTTTAAAAGTGTCCGCGAAATATGCCCACCTGACTCCGATTGCCAATGTGACGGGGCAGCCGGCAATGAGTGTCCCGTTATACTGGGGAGAAAATAACCTGCCGATTGGTTCACATTTTATGGGCCGGTTCGGAGATGAAGCGACCCTCCTACAATTGGCTGCCCAGCTTGAAAAAGCGCGTCCGTGGCAGCATAAATACGAAGAACTGGCATAGGTATTACCTTAGGAAAGATTATATTGGCAAGGTTTTTTGCGGCCCGCTTCTTATTCGTGGGCTTTTTCTCATTAACAGCATTAAGCTTGCTCACATTTCAATCGATCGCTTTTTTTAATACGTTTCTCGAATTCTTTGCATTTTTCCGGCGGAGATAACCTGATAAATAGAGGCTGATTTTAAGCCTCTATTTTATTTTTTTGCTTCAAAAGTAAGCATTTCTGTAGACGCTGCCGGAGGACGCCCGTGTTGATAATCACTCGATATTACAATATCTTTAAACCCTATGGATGCTAGTATCTGCTTAAACTCTTCCACCCCATACCAGCGGGTCGGGAAACGCTCAAGCTCCGTTTGAACAAGCTTTCCCCTGCTCCACCGTTCATATCTATTATGGGAGAGAGTATATTGCTCAAATACATTAAATTCTACCATTTTACTTTCCAATGTAATGATATCTCCTCCAGGCAGCTCCCAGGTGCGGGTGGAAACACTGCCGATCGGAAATCCTTTAGGGATGAACAGATCCAGCATAAACTTACCGCCAGGCGTTAGATTTTTATAAGATTGACGTAAAGCCTTTATAGAGTCTTCTCGCTTATGCAGAAGCAAAAATGTGCCTGTTGGAATAATTACAGCATCGTAATAGGAATCTTTTAAATACGTAGTCATATCGTCTTGGAAAAGATGAGGATCTACACCATGAGTCTCACAATTTTTCCTGCATACTTCCAGCATTTCACTTGACAGGTCAAATCCTTCTATATCAAATCCTTCTTGTAATAACGGAATGAGAAGCCTTCCAGTGCCTGTAGCGGGTTCTAATATCTTTCCTGTAATACTATCAAGCTGTTTTTGATAGTATTCTAAATCACCAAAAGAAAAGCCTACAGGTTTGTCTAAATCATACACTTTCGTAGATAAGTGACTATAATAGTTCAGCATGTATTTTTTTGTCTCCTTTTTTCCAGATTTTTCTTTCATCATCATACCATATGGATAAGGGAAAGAAGAGAGGCCAGTTATCGCTTAGGCCTGCTCATAAGCCTCTATATTATTTACAAATTGAAGTTGCTAATTATAGAGAAATGTAGGGCAGGCTGCGAGACTCCTACTTAAGCGAACATGGCTCCGAGCAATGATGCACATTTAAAAACAACATAATTATTGCAAAAAAAGACCAGTAACTCCAAAGGAATTACTGGCCAAATATATTTTATTAAAAGGGGTCAACGGTCATTATTGGACAGCTGCTTCAGCATTCACAAGGCCGTTTCCATAATCAAATGAATCGCCAAGGGGAGTAGCGGTTTCATTTAACAGGTTACGAACCTCCTGGTTGCTCAAACTGCTGTCATCAGCCATTACAAGCGCGGCTACACCAGCTACGTGCGGACTGGCCATAGAAGTACCATTAAACGAATCATAACTATTTTCCGGCACCGAACTTAAAATATCCACTCCCGGCGCCATTACTTCAAGCTCATTTCCGCGGCTTGAAAAAGAGGCAACTTTATTGGAACTGTCGACTGCACCTACAGCCATAGCTGTATCATACTTGGCTGGGTAGCCGATCGTATTAAAAGGACCAAATTTCCCTGAATTCCCTGCAGCAGCAACGACGAGAATGCCGCTTTCGTACGCATTGTCAACGGCTTCTTTAAGTGCAGAAGAACCGACGGATCCGCCAAGGCTCATGTTAATAACATCCATGTCATTAGCAATAGCCCACTCAATTCCTGCTGCGATTTCACTATAGGCTCCGCTTCCTTCACCGTTTAATACTTTAACAGCATATAACGCAACATCCGGAGCAACACCCAGGACACCTACATTATTATCAACTCCAGCAATTGTACCGGCAACATGAGTGCCGTGGCCATTTAAATCGTCAAATGGATCAGGCTCAGAGCTTACAAAGCTCGCGCCGCCTGCCACGTTTAAGTCCTCATGGCCAGCTTCAATCCCTGAGTCAAGAACAGCCACTTTTACACCAGAACCTGTATTTCCTGTCGCCTGAACATCATCGGCATTTATTTGCGAGATGCCGGGGGGAGAGGTCTGGGCTAACGCTTTAGCTTCCTGGTCTTTCTCCACATATTCTACATTTGGGTTGTTTTCGAGAGCTTTGACTGCTTGTTCAGGCAGCTTTGCTTTTACAACGTTCATGTATTGATACTGGTGTTCGACTTCTCCGCCTAAGCTTTCTATGGATAAAGCATGGGCGCCTTTAAATTTAACTAAGTAATCTTCAACAGGAGAATTCTTGCTTTTAGAATCGGCACTTACCATTCCGCCAAATGCTGCGGTAAGGGCGAGTGTAAGTATGAAAATTAAGCTAATCCACTTCCACTGTCTCTTCATCATTCGTCCTCCTCGTTTTCCATCACATCAACTACCCGGGTAAACGTTGTATGTAATTCTGAATTGTCACAATTATATGATAACACGGAAGTAACCGTATTGTTATTGGGAAAGTGGGGAGTAGATGGAGACTCTTAAAGGTGAAAATGCTTAAGAAGTTGCCCAAGTTTAATGAAAAAGCTCCTGCCAATTTTGAATTGGAGGAGCTATTTTTTAATGAGTGTACCACTCGTATAATTTTTTGGGACGCCCGATTTTTTGATGCCGGATAACCTGTTTTACTTTACCTTCTTCGAGCAGATGCATTAAGTAACGGTACACCGTAGGGTAAGCGAGCCCGACACTTGATGAAATTT
This window of the Halobacillus sp. Marseille-Q1614 genome carries:
- a CDS encoding S8 family peptidase; this encodes MKRQWKWISLIFILTLALTAAFGGMVSADSKSKNSPVEDYLVKFKGAHALSIESLGGEVEHQYQYMNVVKAKLPEQAVKALENNPNVEYVEKDQEAKALAQTSPPGISQINADDVQATGNTGSGVKVAVLDSGIEAGHEDLNVAGGASFVSSEPDPFDDLNGHGTHVAGTIAGVDNNVGVLGVAPDVALYAVKVLNGEGSGAYSEIAAGIEWAIANDMDVINMSLGGSVGSSALKEAVDNAYESGILVVAAAGNSGKFGPFNTIGYPAKYDTAMAVGAVDSSNKVASFSSRGNELEVMAPGVDILSSVPENSYDSFNGTSMASPHVAGVAALVMADDSSLSNQEVRNLLNETATPLGDSFDYGNGLVNAEAAVQ
- a CDS encoding class I SAM-dependent methyltransferase, with protein sequence MLNYYSHLSTKVYDLDKPVGFSFGDLEYYQKQLDSITGKILEPATGTGRLLIPLLQEGFDIEGFDLSSEMLEVCRKNCETHGVDPHLFQDDMTTYLKDSYYDAVIIPTGTFLLLHKREDSIKALRQSYKNLTPGGKFMLDLFIPKGFPIGSVSTRTWELPGGDIITLESKMVEFNVFEQYTLSHNRYERWSRGKLVQTELERFPTRWYGVEEFKQILASIGFKDIVISSDYQHGRPPAASTEMLTFEAKK